Proteins from a single region of Companilactobacillus farciminis KCTC 3681 = DSM 20184:
- a CDS encoding helix-turn-helix domain-containing protein, which produces MTEDLKNIIGKNIKKYRELHNETTSELAESIGVAQSAVSNWENGNKMPRAGSIEKLAEHWNILKSQILTSSNEPQDSTPELRAIQRGARQLSKSDQEKLIKMMKITFDKLDNNNFDEDDSDDDL; this is translated from the coding sequence ATTATTGGAAAAAATATCAAAAAGTATCGTGAATTGCATAATGAAACAACATCTGAACTTGCTGAATCTATCGGAGTTGCTCAAAGTGCTGTTAGCAATTGGGAAAATGGAAATAAGATGCCTAGAGCTGGCTCGATTGAAAAGTTGGCCGAACACTGGAATATCTTAAAAAGCCAAATACTAACATCTAGTAATGAACCTCAAGACTCTACCCCCGAATTACGTGCAATTCAACGTGGAGCTCGTCAATTATCTAAATCCGATCAAGAAAAATTAATTAAGATGATGAAAATTACATTTGATAAATTAGACAATAATAATTTCGATGAGGATGACAGTGATGACGACTTATAG